The nucleotide window ATAATTGTAGGCACTGAAATCGGAATCTTACACAGGTTACGAAAGGAAAATCCCACTAAGAAGTTCTATGCAGCCTCAGAGCTCGCTGTGTGCCCAAATATGAAATCAATCACTCTTGAAAAAATATTGTGGTCACTAGAGGATATGAAACACGAAGTTAAAGTTCCTGAGAACATCCGCATTAAAGCCAAGCAAGCAGTAACCAGAATGTTAGAGGTATCATAAAGGCGTCTTATGTGTTGTACATGCATTTATAGGAATTTAAGTGATTTTTACTTCACATGTGAAGAAAAAAATCACACAAGGTGAGACTGTTTGGGATGACTATCGAAAGAAAACGTGTGTGTGCACGCATTGTGAGTTGATTATCAATATGGTTATAAAATAGAAGACATAAGGCTATTTCACTTGAGGAGGAGATGATGTGAAGAGGAATCCTGTTATTCAAGCCATGCTTGATCACAAATCAATTCGAAAATATACCGATGAAATGCCTTCTGACAAAGTGGTAGAAACGATTGTCAGGGCAGGTCAACAGGCACCTTTCGCTTCTCAGTACTACAGCGTGCTATTGTCTCGAAATCCAAAGCGTAACCCCTACAAGGCGCCGCTCCTATTTACGATATGTGTTGATTCGCATAAATTTGAACTCATTATGGCTGAAAGGAATTGGAAGTTGACCACCAACGATCTTGCACTAATGCTATTTGGAATTCAAGATGCAGCTCTAATGGCAGAAAACATGGTGATTGCAGGGAGAAGTCTTGGGCTTGGAAGTTGCTTCCTTGGACATGCACCATACGTAGCTGACAAAATCGCAGAAAAATATGACCTGCCCCAGAGAGTGTTTCCTCTAGTACAACTAGTGATGGGCTATCCATCGGAAGACCCGCCATCACGACCCCGGTATCCTATCGAATTCACTCTTTTTGAGGATAAATATCCTAGGCTAGATCAAGACACGGTTCTAAGAGCCATGC belongs to Candidatus Bathyarchaeota archaeon and includes:
- a CDS encoding nitroreductase family protein, which gives rise to MLDHKSIRKYTDEMPSDKVVETIVRAGQQAPFASQYYSVLLSRNPKRNPYKAPLLFTICVDSHKFELIMAERNWKLTTNDLALMLFGIQDAALMAENMVIAGRSLGLGSCFLGHAPYVADKIAEKYDLPQRVFPLVQLVMGYPSEDPPSRPRYPIEFTLFEDKYPRLDQDTVLRAMQQMDEGYLAQNYYLKLNAKIRLDNRKETFTYENYSWTEHICRKWGQWHPDPKALLEQFEKRGFYITRKRPQNSSASAK